The following proteins are encoded in a genomic region of Pseudomonas sp. Os17:
- a CDS encoding transporter substrate-binding domain-containing protein codes for MKTAKSSLLLLPLFGLALLAGCDKSNDAPKPAATAASAAPAAGYLDKIKARDKLIVGVFTDKPPFGFVDETGRYVGFDTDIGRQFAKDLLGDENKVEFVAVEPASRIPFLQSDKVDLILANMTVTPERKQAVEFTNPNLKVAVQALVPEGSPVKSLDDLASRTTIVTTGTTADIWLTQNHPDWKLLKFEKNTESLQALANGRGDAYAQDNLILFSWSKQNPGYRVLPQTLGEQAPIAPAVKKGNLELRDWVNAELAKLGEEKYLLKLYDQYVRKELSDDTPPESVIVEGGKWQG; via the coding sequence ATGAAAACTGCCAAGTCTTCGCTGTTGTTACTGCCGCTGTTCGGTCTGGCCCTGCTGGCCGGCTGCGATAAATCCAATGATGCGCCCAAGCCGGCGGCCACTGCCGCCAGCGCCGCGCCGGCGGCCGGTTACCTGGACAAGATCAAGGCTCGGGACAAGCTGATCGTCGGCGTGTTCACCGACAAGCCGCCGTTCGGTTTCGTCGATGAAACCGGGCGTTATGTGGGCTTCGATACCGACATCGGCCGCCAGTTCGCCAAGGACCTGTTGGGGGACGAGAACAAGGTGGAGTTCGTCGCCGTGGAACCGGCCAGCCGCATTCCCTTCCTGCAGAGCGACAAGGTCGACCTGATCCTGGCCAACATGACCGTGACCCCGGAGCGCAAGCAAGCGGTGGAATTCACCAACCCCAACCTCAAGGTGGCGGTGCAGGCCCTGGTGCCCGAGGGTAGCCCGGTGAAGAGCCTGGATGACCTGGCAAGCCGCACCACCATCGTCACCACCGGCACCACCGCAGACATCTGGCTGACCCAGAACCACCCGGACTGGAAACTGCTCAAGTTCGAGAAGAACACCGAGTCCCTGCAAGCCCTGGCCAATGGCCGTGGCGACGCCTATGCCCAGGACAACCTGATTCTGTTCAGCTGGTCCAAGCAGAACCCGGGCTACCGCGTATTGCCCCAGACCCTGGGCGAGCAGGCGCCGATTGCCCCGGCGGTGAAGAAGGGCAACCTCGAACTGCGGGACTGGGTAAATGCCGAACTGGCCAAGCTGGGCGAAGAGAAGTACCTGCTCAAGCTGTATGACCAGTACGTGCGCAAGGAGCTGAGCGACGACACCCCGCCTGAGAGCGTGATCGTCGAAGGCGGCAAATGGCAGGGTTGA
- a CDS encoding alpha/beta hydrolase translates to MRNESIRYLIVPGWQGSPEDHWQTHWQNSLPNSARVEQADWLTPRREDWVAALAEAIAADDTPVILIAHSLGCITVAHWAARAPLAALRQVRGALLVAPADVERPACAPALRNFAPIPRDLLPFPSQVVSSDNDSAVSAPRALELARDWGAEAGILAGAGHINVKSGHQRWEQGFAYLYRLQNRMEQHALRRA, encoded by the coding sequence ATGCGCAACGAATCCATTCGCTACTTGATTGTGCCGGGCTGGCAAGGATCGCCAGAAGATCATTGGCAAACCCATTGGCAGAACAGCCTGCCCAACAGTGCGCGGGTGGAGCAGGCCGATTGGCTGACGCCGCGTCGCGAAGACTGGGTGGCGGCCCTGGCCGAAGCCATCGCCGCCGACGACACCCCGGTGATCCTGATTGCCCACAGCCTGGGCTGCATCACCGTGGCCCACTGGGCCGCTCGCGCGCCCTTGGCGGCCCTGCGCCAGGTACGCGGCGCGCTGCTGGTGGCGCCGGCGGACGTCGAGCGTCCGGCCTGCGCCCCGGCGCTGCGCAATTTCGCGCCGATTCCCCGGGACCTGCTGCCGTTCCCCAGCCAGGTGGTCAGCTCGGACAACGACAGCGCCGTGAGTGCCCCGCGGGCCCTGGAACTGGCCCGTGACTGGGGCGCCGAAGCCGGGATCCTGGCCGGCGCCGGGCATATCAACGTCAAGTCCGGCCACCAGCGCTGGGAGCAGGGCTTTGCCTATCTCTACCGCCTGCAGAACCGCATGGAGCAGCACGCGCTGCGTCGTGCCTGA
- a CDS encoding MetQ/NlpA family ABC transporter substrate-binding protein — MKKVLLFTALAAALSAGIAQAAEKLVVAATPVPHAEILELIKPTLAKEGVDLEIKVFTDYVQPNVQVDQKRLDANYFQTLPYLKNFNEGKGTHLETVIGVHVEPFGGYSKKVKSLAELKDGATIAIPNEGSNSGRALILLQKAGLIELKDPKNAVSTPKDIAKNPHNFKFKELESAMLPRVLDQVDLDMINTNYALEAGLNPAKDALVIEGADSPYVNYLVARPDNKDSAAIQKLAKALTSPEVKAFIEKKYNGAVLPAF; from the coding sequence ATGAAAAAAGTTCTGTTGTTCACCGCACTGGCGGCAGCCCTGAGCGCCGGTATTGCCCAGGCCGCCGAGAAGCTGGTGGTCGCCGCGACTCCGGTGCCCCACGCCGAGATTCTCGAGCTGATCAAGCCGACCCTGGCCAAGGAAGGCGTGGACCTGGAAATCAAGGTCTTCACCGACTACGTGCAACCCAACGTGCAGGTCGATCAGAAGCGCCTGGACGCCAACTACTTCCAGACCCTGCCGTACCTGAAGAACTTCAACGAAGGCAAGGGCACGCACCTGGAAACCGTGATCGGTGTGCACGTCGAACCCTTCGGCGGCTACTCGAAGAAGGTCAAGTCCCTGGCCGAGCTGAAAGACGGCGCCACCATCGCCATCCCCAACGAAGGCAGCAACAGCGGCCGGGCCCTGATCCTGCTGCAGAAGGCCGGGCTGATCGAGCTCAAGGATCCGAAGAACGCCGTGTCCACGCCCAAGGACATCGCCAAGAACCCGCACAACTTCAAGTTCAAGGAACTGGAGTCGGCCATGCTGCCGCGGGTCCTGGATCAGGTTGACCTGGACATGATCAACACCAACTACGCCCTGGAAGCCGGCCTGAACCCGGCCAAGGATGCGCTGGTGATCGAAGGCGCCGATTCGCCCTACGTGAACTACCTGGTGGCGCGTCCGGACAACAAGGACAGCGCGGCGATCCAGAAGCTGGCCAAGGCCCTGACCAGCCCCGAGGTGAAAGCCTTCATCGAGAAGAAGTACAACGGCGCGGTATTGCCGGCGTTCTGA
- a CDS encoding sigma 54-interacting transcriptional regulator, which translates to MSSHTPFGQPLLTFPDAEKSPLSIRAKALVFVDPRSRQLREELEQLAPRAVSVLIRGETGTGKELLARHIHRASDRSGLFVSVNCGAISPTYADAELFGYAAGSFSGSASSRAGWFGSANGGTLYLDEIGDLPLPIQTKLLAALENHEVTRVGAQQPSPVDVRLVAATSIDLAQAVAAGKFHERLYRYLSEGQLELPALRERVGDIESLAEYFLGIYSQRLDLPVPLISEAAQQALERHSWPGNTRELENVIHFALLVSSGEEILPEHLNLPPTPSPLEQIEQLLRQIAESGSDADRQALKRLLAV; encoded by the coding sequence ATGAGTTCTCACACCCCTTTCGGCCAGCCGTTGCTGACCTTTCCCGATGCGGAAAAAAGCCCCCTGAGCATCCGCGCCAAGGCGCTGGTGTTCGTCGACCCGCGTTCGCGGCAACTGCGTGAAGAGCTGGAGCAACTGGCGCCGCGTGCGGTGTCGGTGCTGATCCGCGGGGAAACCGGCACCGGCAAGGAACTGCTGGCCCGGCACATCCACCGCGCCAGCGACCGCAGCGGCCTGTTCGTCTCGGTCAACTGCGGCGCCATCAGCCCGACCTACGCCGACGCCGAACTGTTCGGCTATGCCGCCGGCAGTTTCAGCGGCTCGGCCAGCAGCCGCGCCGGCTGGTTCGGCTCGGCCAATGGCGGAACCCTGTACCTGGACGAGATCGGCGACCTGCCGCTGCCGATCCAGACCAAGTTGCTGGCGGCCCTGGAAAACCACGAAGTGACCCGGGTCGGTGCCCAGCAGCCGAGCCCGGTGGACGTGCGTCTGGTGGCGGCCACCAGCATCGACCTGGCCCAGGCGGTGGCGGCGGGCAAATTCCATGAGCGCCTGTATCGCTACCTCAGCGAGGGCCAGTTGGAACTGCCGGCGCTGCGCGAGCGGGTGGGGGACATCGAGTCCCTGGCCGAGTACTTCCTGGGCATTTACAGCCAGCGCCTGGACCTGCCGGTGCCGCTGATCAGCGAAGCTGCGCAGCAGGCCCTGGAGCGCCACAGCTGGCCAGGCAATACCCGGGAGCTGGAGAACGTCATTCACTTTGCGCTGCTGGTCAGCAGCGGCGAGGAAATTCTTCCCGAGCACCTCAACCTGCCGCCGACGCCCTCGCCGCTGGAGCAGATCGAGCAGCTGCTGCGGCAGATCGCCGAGAGCGGTTCAGACGCGGACCGCCAGGCCCTCAAGCGCCTGCTGGCGGTGTAG
- a CDS encoding amino acid ABC transporter ATP-binding protein, whose protein sequence is MSALIEFQGFNKFFGPQQVLKEVDLRVAAGEVIVILGPSGCGKSTLLRCLNGLETAHSGHLRFAGRELLSPATDWRQVRQEIGMVFQSYHLFPHMNVLDNILLGPLKVQKREPREARAQAEALLERVGLLDKREAFPRQLSGGQQQRIAIVRSLCMNPQVMLFDEVTAALDPEMVKEVLQVIQGLARDGMTLLIVTHEMAFARAVADRIVFMDGGRIVEQNTPEAFFTNPQSARAQQFLEKFSFVEALPKKAPKKELELL, encoded by the coding sequence ATGAGCGCATTGATCGAGTTCCAGGGTTTCAACAAGTTCTTCGGCCCGCAACAGGTGCTCAAGGAGGTCGACCTGCGCGTGGCGGCGGGGGAGGTGATCGTCATCCTCGGCCCCAGCGGCTGCGGCAAGAGCACCCTGCTGCGCTGCCTCAACGGCCTGGAAACGGCCCACAGCGGGCACCTGCGCTTTGCCGGGCGCGAGCTGCTGAGCCCCGCTACCGACTGGCGCCAGGTGCGCCAGGAGATCGGCATGGTGTTCCAGAGCTATCACTTGTTCCCCCACATGAACGTGCTGGACAACATCCTCCTGGGGCCGCTCAAGGTGCAAAAGCGCGAGCCCCGGGAGGCCCGGGCCCAGGCCGAAGCGTTGCTGGAGCGGGTGGGCCTGCTGGACAAGCGCGAGGCCTTTCCCCGGCAGCTGTCCGGCGGCCAGCAGCAACGCATCGCCATCGTCCGCTCGTTGTGCATGAACCCCCAGGTGATGCTGTTCGACGAGGTCACCGCGGCGCTGGACCCGGAGATGGTCAAGGAAGTGCTGCAGGTGATCCAGGGCCTGGCCCGGGACGGCATGACCCTGTTGATCGTCACCCATGAAATGGCCTTCGCCCGGGCCGTGGCCGACCGCATCGTGTTCATGGACGGCGGGCGCATCGTGGAACAGAACACCCCCGAGGCTTTCTTCACGAACCCGCAGAGCGCACGCGCGCAGCAGTTCCTGGAGAAGTTCTCCTTCGTTGAAGCACTGCCCAAGAAAGCCCCCAAAAAGGAACTGGAGCTCTTATGA
- a CDS encoding amino acid ABC transporter permease, translated as MTLDYAFILSTLPAFLKAVGVTLQVGLIAIGTSLLVALINATVLVFRTPYLHRLIGLYVELARNTPLLIQLFFVYFALPALGIKVSGFTAAIITMTFLGGAYLTEVLRAGVEAVPQAQLESGRSIGLSQWQLLRYVILPQAGILSLPSLFANFIFLLKETTVVSAVAVPEILYTTKSYIALYYKTYEMLAVLTLICVLLFLPLSLLLSRLERRLQHGQFGS; from the coding sequence ATGACCCTCGATTACGCGTTTATCCTCAGCACCCTGCCGGCCTTTCTCAAAGCCGTGGGGGTGACCCTGCAGGTCGGCCTGATCGCCATCGGCACGTCCTTGCTGGTGGCCCTGATCAACGCCACTGTCCTGGTGTTTCGCACCCCTTACCTGCACCGGCTGATCGGCCTGTACGTGGAACTGGCGCGCAACACACCGCTGCTGATCCAGCTGTTCTTCGTCTACTTCGCCTTGCCGGCCCTGGGGATCAAGGTCTCCGGCTTTACCGCGGCGATCATCACCATGACCTTCCTTGGCGGCGCCTACCTCACCGAAGTGCTGCGCGCCGGGGTCGAAGCCGTGCCCCAGGCGCAGCTGGAATCGGGGCGCAGCATCGGCCTGTCGCAATGGCAACTGCTGCGCTACGTGATCCTGCCCCAGGCCGGGATCCTCAGCCTGCCGTCGCTGTTCGCCAATTTCATTTTCCTGCTCAAGGAAACCACCGTGGTCTCGGCGGTGGCGGTGCCGGAGATTCTCTACACCACCAAGAGCTACATCGCCCTGTACTACAAGACCTACGAAATGCTCGCGGTGCTGACCCTGATCTGCGTGCTGCTGTTTCTGCCGCTGTCGCTGTTGCTCAGCCGTCTGGAAAGGAGGTTGCAACATGGCCAGTTCGGGTCTTGA
- a CDS encoding amino acid ABC transporter permease translates to MASSGLELLLVSLPQLARGAAQTLSISLLSIAFSTLGGVLYGVLRSLQRKVLDVPLRIYLELFRAIPVLVWLYLLFFGFPIFFGLSIPSFTCAVLVLSLWGASEVGEVVRGALQSLPRGQREAGLSIGLSGAQLYGYVLLPQALKRMTPPTINVYTRIIKTSSLAVLIGVVDVIKVGQQIIERTYESVLIYGVLFLFFFFICYPLSAASRVLERRWTQA, encoded by the coding sequence ATGGCCAGTTCGGGTCTTGAGCTGTTGCTGGTGTCCCTGCCGCAATTGGCCCGGGGCGCTGCACAGACTTTGTCGATTTCGCTGTTGAGCATTGCCTTCAGCACCCTGGGCGGGGTGCTCTACGGCGTGCTGCGCAGCCTGCAGCGCAAGGTGCTGGACGTGCCGCTGCGGATCTACCTGGAGCTGTTCCGGGCGATTCCGGTGCTGGTCTGGCTGTACCTGCTGTTCTTCGGCTTTCCGATCTTCTTCGGCCTCAGCATTCCCAGCTTCACCTGTGCGGTGCTGGTGCTGTCGCTGTGGGGCGCTAGCGAGGTTGGCGAGGTGGTGCGCGGCGCCCTGCAATCCCTGCCCCGGGGCCAGCGTGAAGCGGGCCTGTCCATCGGCCTCTCCGGTGCCCAGCTATACGGCTACGTCTTGCTGCCCCAGGCGCTGAAGCGCATGACGCCGCCAACCATCAACGTCTACACGCGGATCATCAAGACCAGCTCCCTGGCGGTGCTGATCGGCGTGGTGGACGTGATCAAGGTCGGCCAGCAGATCATCGAGCGCACCTACGAGTCGGTGCTGATCTACGGCGTCCTGTTCCTGTTTTTCTTCTTTATCTGCTACCCGCTGTCGGCCGCCTCCCGCGTGCTGGAGCGGCGCTGGACGCAAGCATGA